In one window of Zingiber officinale cultivar Zhangliang chromosome 11A, Zo_v1.1, whole genome shotgun sequence DNA:
- the LOC122032636 gene encoding galactan beta-1,4-galactosyltransferase GALS1-like: MKANARKDGNGGAGNGGASPPLTLLPCFELKAFFATLAVLTLVMAVWQLHPYELLLDSRSAACPLTAAAAAVRLHKSVLSLGIDSSPNLTAFTNPAPKFKISDLPPRAPANDPNKRVFQAYGSAAALFVLMGAYRGGPATFAAVGLASKPTHVYGTPWFKCEWVPNANASAASPPQPVRAKAYKMLPDWGYGRVYTVVVVNCTFPFNPNADNVGGKLLLHAYYSVKSRRYEKVLALEESPGSFDEARFRPPFKYEYLYCGSSLYGNLSATRIREWMAYHAHFFGPSSHFVFHDAGGVGPEVRAVLQPWVATGRATVQDIRGQAEYDGYYYNQFLVVNDCLHRYRHAANWTFFFDVDEYIYLPDGTSLDAVLRNLSHYTQFTIEQNPMSSKLCVLDHGKNYSQEWGIEKLVFRNSITGIRRDRKYAIQARNAYATGVHMSENVIGKTTHNTEDMIRYYHYHNSINELGEPCREFVPMPAPGNVTWFEKIPYIYDDNMKRLANTIKNFEKQTIGAIQK; the protein is encoded by the exons ATGAAAGCCAACGCGAGGAAGGATGGCAATGGAGGAGCGGGAAACGGTGGTGCTTCGCCGCCGCTTACTCTCCTCCCCTGCTTCGAACTGAAAGCTTTCTTCGCCACTCTCGCCGTCCTCACCCTCGTCATGGCCGTGTGGCAGCTGCATCCCTACGAGTTGCTTCTTGACTCCCGCTCCGCCGCTTGCCCTCttaccgccgccgccgccgccgtccgTCTCCACAAATCGGTGCTCTCCTTAGGCATCGATTCCTCTCCCAACCTCACCGCCTTCACGAATCCGgcaccaaaattcaaaatttccGATCTGCCTCCGAGAGCTCCGGCGAATGACCCCAACAAGCGCGTTTTCCAGGCATACGGAAGCGCCGCGGCACTTTTCGTCCTCATGGGGGCCTACCGCGGCGGCCCCGCCACCTTCGCCGCCGTCGGCCTGGCCTCCAAGCCTACTCACGTCTACGGCACCCCCTGGTTCAAATGCGAGTGGGTGCCCAACGCAAACGCCTCCGCCGCCTCCCCTCCGCAGCCCGTCCGCGCGAAGGCCTACAAAATGCTCCCCGATTGGGGCTACGGCCGCGTCTACACTGTCGTCGTCGTCAACTGCACCTTCCCCTTCAACCCGAACGCCGACAACGTGGGCGGGAAGCTCCTCCTCCACGCCTACTACTCCGTCAAGTCCCGGCGGTACGAAAAGGTACTGGCTTTGGAGGAATCGCCGGGTTCCTTCGATGAGGCACGCTTCCGGCCGCCGTTCAAGTACGAGTATCTCTATTGCGGCTCCTCCCTCTACGGCAACCTGAGCGCCACCCGCATAAGGGAGTGGATGGCCTACCACGCCCACTTCTTCGGCCCCAGCTCCCACTTCGTCTTCCACGACGCCGGCGGCGTTGGGCCGGAGGTGCGTGCGGTGCTGCAACCGTGGGTAGCAACGGGCCGAGCGACTGTTCAGGATATCCGGGGACAGGCGGAATACGACGGCTACTACTATAACCAATTCCTAGTAGTGAACGATTGCTTGCACCGGTACCGGCACGCCGCCAATTGGACCTTCTTCTTCGACGTGGATGAGTACATCTACCTTCCGGATGGGACGTCGCTCGACGCTGTGCTGCGCAACCTCTCCCACTACACTCAGTTCACCATTGAGCAGAATCCAATGTCGAGCAAGCTCTGTGTGCTCGACCATGGCAAAAACTACTCCCA GGAGTGGGGCATCGAGAAGCTAGTCTTCCGGAATTCAATCACCGGCATAAGGAGAGACCGGAAATACGCAATTCAGGCAAGGAATGCATATGCCACTGGTGTCCACATGTCTGAAAATGTCATTGGCAAGACGACCCACAACACAGAGGATATGATCCGGTACTACCACTACCACAATTCCATCAACGAGCTAGGTGAACCTTGCCGGGAATTTGTTCCGATGCCAGCCCCTGGGAACGTGACATGGTTCGAGAAGATCCCCTATATTTACGACGACAACATGAAGCGTCTCGCAAACACCATCAAGAACTTTGAGAAGCAAACCATTGGAGCCATTCAGAAATAG